A genome region from Micromonospora peucetia includes the following:
- a CDS encoding cytochrome P450 yields the protein MTEAPETVPQRYPFSDPDRLNLDPCYARLRRDEPLTRIRMPFGEPAWLATRHADVRTVLGDSRFSRAASVDRDEPRNSPRRQEGGILSMDPPEHTRLRRLVAKAFTARRVEELRPRTRQVADELVDGMLAAGPPADLVAHLATPLPIRVICDLLGVPVADQDRFHTWSEAIVSTTSLSLEQAQEYIDNLFAYMGELIARRREQPTDDLLGAMVRARDADDRLAADEVVRLAAGLLAAGHETTVTQIPNFVYALLTHPDEWDRLRARPDLVPSAVEELMRFVPLGASSAFARYALEDVELGGVLVRAGEPVVVSISSANRDGTVFAEPDRLDLTRQANPHLGFGHGVHHCIGAQLARMELQVVLETLITRTPGLRLAVPESELTWKSGLLVRGLLAMPVSW from the coding sequence GTGACCGAGGCACCCGAAACCGTGCCCCAGCGCTACCCGTTCAGCGATCCCGACCGGCTCAACCTGGACCCGTGTTACGCCCGGCTGCGCCGGGACGAACCGCTCACCCGGATCCGCATGCCGTTCGGCGAGCCGGCCTGGCTCGCCACCCGGCACGCCGACGTCCGGACCGTGCTCGGCGACTCCCGGTTCAGCCGGGCCGCCTCGGTGGACCGGGACGAGCCCCGCAACTCGCCACGGCGGCAGGAGGGCGGGATCCTGTCCATGGACCCGCCGGAGCACACCCGGCTGCGTCGGCTGGTGGCGAAGGCGTTCACCGCCCGGCGGGTGGAGGAGCTGCGACCCCGGACCAGACAGGTGGCCGACGAGTTGGTCGACGGCATGCTCGCCGCCGGTCCGCCGGCCGACCTGGTGGCGCACCTGGCCACCCCGCTGCCGATCCGGGTCATCTGCGACCTGCTCGGCGTCCCCGTGGCCGACCAGGACCGATTCCACACCTGGTCCGAGGCGATCGTGTCGACCACCTCGCTGAGCCTGGAACAGGCCCAGGAGTACATCGACAACCTGTTCGCGTACATGGGCGAGCTGATCGCGCGGCGGCGCGAGCAACCCACCGACGACCTGCTCGGCGCGATGGTCCGGGCCCGGGACGCCGACGACCGGCTCGCGGCGGACGAGGTGGTGCGGCTGGCCGCCGGGCTGCTCGCGGCCGGGCACGAGACGACCGTGACCCAGATACCCAACTTCGTGTACGCGCTGCTCACCCACCCCGACGAGTGGGATCGGCTGCGGGCCCGGCCGGATCTGGTGCCGAGCGCCGTCGAGGAACTGATGCGGTTCGTGCCGCTCGGCGCGTCCTCGGCCTTCGCCCGCTACGCCCTGGAGGACGTGGAGCTCGGCGGCGTGCTGGTGCGGGCCGGCGAGCCGGTGGTGGTGTCGATCTCCTCGGCCAACCGGGACGGGACGGTCTTCGCCGAGCCGGACCGGCTCGACCTGACCCGGCAGGCCAACCCGCACCTCGGCTTCGGGCACGGGGTGCACCACTGCATCGGCGCACAGCTCGCCCGGATGGAACTCCAGGTCGTCCTGGAAACGCTGATCACCCGCACCCCCGGCCTGCGGCTGGCCGTGCCGGAATCCGAGCTGACCTGGAAGAGTGGGCTGCTGGTCCGGGGCCTGCTCGCCATGCCGGTGAGCTGGTGA
- a CDS encoding AI-2E family transporter, giving the protein MVTDDAGRTPEGTTGRGAGPRQAWAGLPWLVRSAVVWSACLVVIVAGLYLLGKIAVLLAPLAIALAVTVFLTALLDPVQLALRRLRLPAALAALLTVLLLLGVLFGVGALVWSLTAGQFSELSQELGQGLQRTRDFVTSTLPVSDQQLDRLVEQARQGLGQSSLDPVSSARTATEVIGSALLALVLLFFLLKDGRSMWHWTLSRMTGPNRAVTAEAGRAGWRTLGAYSRGTMLIAAIDAIGIGLALVVLRVPLAFPLALITFFGGFIPIIGATVAGAVAVLVALAAKGPVTALLVLAAVITVQQVEGNLLEPLVMKRQVRLHPAVILVAVTAGTLIAGVAGAFVSVPITAVVWRVIDTIQQHRQRPTLPPPA; this is encoded by the coding sequence GTGGTCACAGACGATGCCGGGCGTACGCCCGAAGGGACGACAGGCCGGGGCGCGGGTCCCCGACAGGCCTGGGCCGGGCTTCCCTGGCTGGTCCGCTCGGCCGTGGTGTGGAGCGCCTGCCTGGTGGTGATCGTCGCCGGGCTCTACCTGCTGGGGAAGATCGCGGTGCTGCTCGCGCCGCTGGCCATCGCGCTGGCCGTCACCGTGTTCCTCACGGCGCTGCTCGACCCGGTGCAACTCGCGCTGCGCCGACTCCGGCTGCCCGCCGCACTGGCGGCCCTGCTCACCGTGCTGCTGCTGCTCGGCGTCCTGTTCGGCGTCGGCGCGCTGGTGTGGAGCCTCACCGCGGGCCAGTTCAGCGAGTTGAGCCAGGAACTGGGGCAGGGCCTGCAACGGACCCGGGACTTCGTGACCTCCACGCTGCCGGTCAGCGACCAGCAACTCGACCGGCTCGTCGAACAAGCCCGTCAGGGCCTCGGGCAGAGCTCGCTCGACCCGGTGTCCAGCGCCCGGACGGCCACGGAGGTGATCGGCTCCGCGCTGCTCGCGCTCGTCCTGCTGTTCTTCCTGCTCAAGGACGGTCGGTCCATGTGGCACTGGACGCTGTCCCGGATGACCGGACCGAACCGGGCCGTGACCGCCGAGGCGGGCCGGGCAGGCTGGCGGACGCTGGGCGCGTACAGCCGGGGCACGATGCTGATCGCCGCGATCGACGCGATCGGCATCGGCCTGGCGCTGGTGGTGCTCCGGGTGCCACTGGCGTTTCCGCTCGCGCTCATCACCTTCTTCGGCGGCTTCATCCCGATCATCGGGGCGACCGTGGCCGGCGCCGTGGCGGTGCTGGTCGCGCTCGCGGCGAAGGGGCCGGTGACCGCGCTGCTCGTCCTGGCCGCCGTGATCACCGTGCAACAGGTCGAGGGCAATCTGCTGGAGCCGCTGGTCATGAAGCGTCAGGTGCGCCTACACCCGGCGGTGATCCTGGTTGCGGTCACCGCCGGCACTCTGATCGCCGGCGTCGCCGGTGCCTTCGTCTCGGTGCCGATCACCGCCGTCGTGTGGCGGGTCATCGACACCATCCAGCAACACCGCC
- a CDS encoding antitoxin, giving the protein MSDFMDKAKDFADKHDKQVDQGMEKGGDMADKRTGGKYDEQIDKGVDQAQARTGEGDQVR; this is encoded by the coding sequence ATGAGCGACTTCATGGACAAGGCCAAGGACTTCGCTGACAAGCACGACAAGCAGGTCGACCAGGGCATGGAGAAGGGCGGCGACATGGCCGACAAGCGCACGGGCGGTAAGTACGACGAGCAGATCGACAAGGGCGTCGACCAGGCCCAGGCGCGCACCGGCGAGGGCGACCAGGTTCGCTGA
- a CDS encoding ferredoxin, which translates to MSATNEQWRVRVDPTRCIGSGICAGTAPGHFVLVSGLSRPLAERVAPDDALVDAADSCPMEAIIVSEADGPRRIAPEP; encoded by the coding sequence GTGAGTGCGACGAACGAGCAGTGGCGGGTGCGGGTGGATCCGACGCGGTGCATCGGGTCGGGGATCTGCGCGGGCACCGCGCCGGGGCATTTCGTGCTGGTGAGCGGGCTGTCCCGCCCGCTGGCCGAACGGGTCGCGCCGGACGACGCGCTGGTGGACGCCGCGGACTCCTGCCCGATGGAGGCGATCATCGTGTCCGAGGCGGACGGCCCGCGCCGGATCGCACCGGAGCCCTGA